In the genome of Catalinimonas alkaloidigena, the window ACCGCTGGGTTACTTCTTTATTGGGGCTTGTTGTCCGGTAGATTAGGACTCCGGCGCAGTTGACTCGTGGCCATGCGCGTATAGCTTTCTGTGGGCTTACTCAATTCGTGCCCCGCTACGTTTTGAAGATAGTGCAAATCTGCTCTCCCTTCCAACCAGTGTGTTGCAAAGGCAGGACGCAGGCTAGAGGTGACCCGCTTAGGGAGGCGCACTTGGGTAGCCACATGCCGTTGAAGGACGCCACATTGCGACGCAAGATGGCCGGGAGAATGATCTCACGGGCGAAGAACTGGCCAAACGGGTGAAGAAAGCTTATCCGAGCCTGGTGCCTTTCAGCAACCAGACCGTTTCGATGGACTGCTCTTTCAGGTGCACCATCTGTTTCCGCGCCTCATCCTGAAAGAAAGCCGCCAGGTCCTGTTCGTCGGAAAATTCTACCAGATGAATTTCGTAAGGTGTTTCGATCGTTTGTGCGATGATCTGGTCGGTTGTGGGGCGATAGCGGAGCAACAGCCGTCCGTTGTACTTGGCGATCAGAGGAATCGCCACTTCCTCAAACCGATTGAACGTGGCC includes:
- a CDS encoding DUF1330 domain-containing protein, with the translated sequence MIYITQLIYIKDGQEATFNRFEEVAIPLIAKYNGRLLLRYRPTTDQIIAQTIETPYEIHLVEFSDEQDLAAFFQDEARKQMVHLKEQSIETVWLLKGTRLG